The segment CGGAAGCAAGGGGTCAGCGTGCACGCTCTGACGGTGCCGCTCATCACCAAGGCAGATGGGACCAAGTTCGGCAAGACGGCGACCGGAGCCGTGTGGCTGGACCCGGATCGCACGTCGCCGTACGACTTCTTCCAGTACTTCGTGCGGTGCGACGATCAGGATGTCGAGCGCTTCCTCAAGCAGTTGACCCTCCTGCCGCTCGAGGAGATCGCCGGCATCATGGCGAAGCACGAGGAGCACCCGGAGGAACGATTCGCCCAGCGCCGCCTGGCTCGAGAGGTGACCGAGCTGGTGCACGGGCCGGTGGCTGCGAGGGAAGCCGAGCAGGCTTCGTCAGGCTTCACCCGCGCGGTCGCGGACCTGGCGCCCCCCGAACTGGAAGCGCTCGTCGACGCCATGCCGACTGCCCACCTGGCCCGCGGCGAGGTGCTCGGCGTGGACGTCGTCGACCTGGTGGCCAGGATCGGGTTGGTGGGCTCGAAGGGGGAGGGGAGGAGGCTGATCGCCCAGGCGGGGCTCTACGTGAACGACGAGGCGCTCCGCGAGCCGAGACACCTCGGACCTGCCGACGTGCTCCACGATCGGTTCGTGATGCTCCGGCGAGGGAAGAAGCAGCGCTATCTGGTGGTTATCGATGACAAGGAGCCCGGGAGCGGGTCGTAGGGTTCGCCCTTGCTCACCTCCGGGGTTGACATCCTCGCAGAACCTCGCTATCGTTACTTTTCCTGCCTGCGAGCACCTCTCCGGATGCTCGGTTTGACCGGCACCGCAGGGCTCGGTAGGTTGACGATCCGCCCCGATGCGGCCTTGCTCGCACGGGGACTGGCACGGCGGTCTGCGTCCCGCAGCCGCCTGGCCCAGATGCGAAGGTCGAGTTCTGGCTTTTGGCCCCTCGACGTGGCGCTCCTTGAAAACGGAACAGAGGACGAAAAAGCCAGTGCGGGCGACCAGCGCGCGTACCGCTCACCGGGCAAGAGCCTGCGGGCTCTGGTGTGCGGCAGCGGTGTTGGTGGTCATCAATTCACAAGCATCTCTTCGGAGATGTGCCAGTTGGTTCCGGGCGCCATCCCGGAGCCGGCTCTTCATGATCGAAGACCCACCTCAGGTAGGTCGAGATCTCGACGGAGAGTTTGATCCTGGCTCAGGACGAACGCTGGCGGCGTGCCTAACACATGCAAGTCGAGCGGGGTCCATCCGGTGGCAACACCGGTGAAGACCTAGCGGCGAACGGGTGAGTAACACGTGAGGAACCTGCCCCGAAGTCTGGGATAACCCGAGGAAACTCGGGTTAATACCGGATGCCCTCTCCTGACCGCATGATCGGGAGAGGAAAGATTTATCGCTTCGGGAGGGCCTCGCGGCCTATCAGCTTGTTGGTGGGGTAATGGCCCACCAAGGCGTCGACGGGTAGCTGGTCTGAGAGGACGATCAGCCACACTGGGACTGAGACACGGCCCAGACTCCTACGGGAGGCAGCAGTGGGGAATCTTGCGCAATGGGCGAAAGCCTGACGCAGCAACGCCGCGTGCGGGATGAAGGCCTTCGGGTTGTAAACCGCTTTCAGCAGGGACGAAACTGACGGTACCTGCAGAAGAAGCCCCGGCCAACTACGTGCCAGCAGCCGCGGTAACACGTAGGGGGCGAGCGTTGTCCGGATTTATTGGGCGTAAAGAGCTCGTAGGCGGCTCACTAAGTCAGGTGTGAAACCTCCAGGCTCAACCTGGAGACGCCACCTGATACTG is part of the Rhabdothermincola sediminis genome and harbors:
- the tyrS gene encoding tyrosine--tRNA ligase gives rise to the protein MDDHSSWSGGAVLGDLIERGLVHDTTDPDLLRARLEDGPITVYCGFDPTAESLHVGNLVPLLLLRRFQLFGHRPIALAGGATGMIGDPGGRSEERNLLDQATLDRNVMAIKHQLEQFLDFTPGPNQALLVDNREWTAPMGVLEFLRDVGKYVTVNTMLAKESIRARVASEHGISFTEFSYMLLQANDFHWLYQHLDCEMQVGGSDQWGNITAGVDLIRRKQGVSVHALTVPLITKADGTKFGKTATGAVWLDPDRTSPYDFFQYFVRCDDQDVERFLKQLTLLPLEEIAGIMAKHEEHPEERFAQRRLAREVTELVHGPVAAREAEQASSGFTRAVADLAPPELEALVDAMPTAHLARGEVLGVDVVDLVARIGLVGSKGEGRRLIAQAGLYVNDEALREPRHLGPADVLHDRFVMLRRGKKQRYLVVIDDKEPGSGS